A genomic window from Lactobacillus sp. ESL0677 includes:
- a CDS encoding PTS glucose transporter subunit IIABC, with product MAINKETALLAPANGKVVALSSIDDPVFSKGTMGQGFGLIPTNGKVVAPVSGKVVTVAETKHAIGFKTSDGLEVLVHMGIDTVTLKGQPFTIDIQNGGEVKAGQTIAQMDLEAIKTAKLDPTIITVITNTADAIDGLDITEGDTSSGAKVATAYLKNDIQSVSNKKLSYDELATFIINNVGGPENINNVIHCITRLRFYLKDEAQANDDVLKNQRGILDVMHASDQYQVVIGDGVANLYDALVKQLPELDDSAAPATTQNDGKNPFSRAINNLIGFITGSMSPVIGVIAASGIMKGILALLTLPQLGSLLNVNSVPYITISAMADSAFYFLPIWVGFSAAKRLGSDPIIAAVIGGVITMPQLVTWGKAGKVMFNLAGLNFQFLNYTYSIFPMILAAWLAYKLEKWLKKVLPTYLQMIFVPLITVLIVATITLVITGPIIQGIANGIAVFINWLVSVSGWFGGFIIGGFYQVLVIFGFHWGVVPLVAQQIASTGQSAINAIICSTMISQGAAVLAVAIKSKKADIKELGFAAMISAFCGVTEPAIYGINLRYKKVFISGSIGAAFGGLVTGLMHGTMFGFTGGLIGFSSFFNPKNPGDLSSFYAFLLASAVAIVVAFVITWFWGYDDKMVMGKKVAKAKRPGTI from the coding sequence ATGGCAATTAACAAAGAAACTGCTCTATTAGCTCCTGCAAACGGAAAAGTTGTCGCTCTTAGCAGCATTGATGATCCTGTCTTTAGCAAAGGAACAATGGGACAGGGATTTGGTTTAATACCGACTAATGGTAAAGTCGTTGCACCAGTTTCCGGAAAGGTTGTGACGGTTGCGGAAACAAAGCATGCGATTGGTTTCAAAACCTCTGATGGCCTTGAAGTACTGGTTCACATGGGGATTGATACTGTAACGCTTAAAGGTCAGCCATTTACAATCGATATTCAAAATGGTGGTGAAGTTAAAGCTGGACAAACAATTGCCCAAATGGATCTTGAAGCCATTAAAACTGCCAAGTTAGACCCGACAATCATTACAGTTATTACCAATACAGCTGATGCAATTGACGGGTTAGACATTACGGAAGGTGACACATCTAGTGGCGCTAAAGTAGCTACCGCTTACCTTAAAAATGACATCCAATCAGTATCTAATAAAAAGTTATCTTATGATGAACTAGCTACTTTTATTATTAATAACGTCGGTGGTCCAGAGAATATTAACAACGTCATTCACTGTATTACTCGGTTAAGGTTTTATCTTAAAGATGAAGCTCAAGCCAATGATGATGTGCTTAAAAATCAGCGCGGGATTCTTGATGTCATGCACGCATCCGATCAATATCAAGTCGTAATTGGCGATGGCGTTGCCAATCTCTACGATGCCTTAGTTAAGCAGTTACCAGAATTAGATGATTCAGCTGCGCCAGCAACTACGCAAAATGATGGTAAAAATCCTTTCTCACGAGCAATCAATAACTTAATCGGCTTTATTACGGGCTCAATGAGTCCCGTTATTGGGGTTATCGCCGCATCCGGTATTATGAAAGGGATTCTTGCACTACTAACACTGCCGCAACTCGGCTCTCTACTTAATGTTAACAGTGTGCCTTACATTACCATCAGTGCAATGGCCGATTCAGCCTTTTACTTCCTACCAATCTGGGTTGGTTTTAGTGCTGCTAAACGGCTGGGCAGCGACCCGATTATCGCCGCAGTTATCGGTGGTGTAATCACCATGCCACAATTAGTCACATGGGGCAAAGCTGGAAAGGTTATGTTCAATCTTGCGGGATTAAACTTCCAGTTTTTGAATTATACCTACTCCATCTTCCCAATGATTTTGGCTGCATGGCTAGCTTACAAGTTGGAAAAATGGCTTAAAAAAGTCCTACCAACTTATTTGCAAATGATTTTTGTACCTTTAATCACTGTCCTAATTGTTGCCACGATTACTTTGGTTATCACTGGTCCAATCATTCAAGGAATTGCGAATGGAATTGCTGTCTTCATTAACTGGTTGGTATCTGTATCTGGCTGGTTCGGTGGTTTCATTATCGGCGGCTTTTACCAAGTACTTGTTATCTTTGGCTTCCACTGGGGTGTTGTGCCGCTGGTTGCTCAACAAATTGCAAGTACTGGTCAAAGTGCGATTAACGCAATTATCTGTTCAACCATGATTTCTCAAGGTGCCGCAGTCTTGGCAGTTGCGATTAAATCAAAGAAGGCTGACATCAAGGAATTAGGTTTTGCAGCAATGATTAGTGCGTTCTGCGGTGTTACTGAACCTGCTATTTACGGTATCAACCTTAGATATAAGAAGGTCTTCATTTCTGGATCAATTGGTGCCGCATTTGGTGGACTAGTTACCGGATTAATGCACGGGACCATGTTTGGCTTTACTGGTGGATTGATTGGCTTCTCAAGTTTCTTCAATCCGAAAAATCCTGGAGACTTAAGCAGCTTTTACGCATTCTTGCTTGCCAGTGCAGTTGCCATCGTTGTTGCCTTTGTTATCACTTGGTTCTGGGGTTATGACGATAAAATGGTCATGGGCAAAAAGGTTGCTAAAGCTAAACGCCCGGGGACAATTTAA
- the carB gene encoding carbamoyl-phosphate synthase large subunit yields MPKRQDIHKIMVIGSGPIIIGQAAEFDYSGTQACLALREEGYEVVLVNSNPATIMTDTAIADKVYLEPLTVDAASRIIRQEYPDAILPTLGGQVGLNMALALAKSGILKELGIELLGTKLESIEQAEDREKFKQLCQQLSEPVPPSKSVKTVAEALAFGDEIGYPIIVRPAFTMGGTGGGICNDRNELARVAKNGLELSPVTECLVERSIAGYKEIEFEVMRDHADNAMIVCCMENFDPVGIHTGDSIVFSPSQTLSDKEYQMLRDCSLRLIRALKIEGGCNVQLALDPNSFNYDVIEVNPRVSRSSALASKATGYPIAKMAAKIAVGLTLDEIKNPVTGTTFAEFEPVLDYVVCKIPRWPFDKFPKANRELSTQMKATGEVMAIGRTAEEAFQKAVRSLEIDQKDFYSEVAHKTSDEDLEQKLVKAQDDRLFYLAEAFRRGYSMKDVHELTKINFYFLDIVRHIVDLEKMIKSHSDNLAVLKTAKKYGFSDQTIANLWQQTAEQVRQLRKKQGLVPVYKMVDTCAAEFASQTPYFYSTYDTENESQPDHKQSVLVIGSGPIRIGQGVEFDYATVHSVKALQKMGYEAIVVNSNPETVSTDFSISDKLYFEPLTLEDVLNVCDLEQPVGVIIQFGGQTSINLAAGLEEHGIKVLGTSVKDLNRAEDRELFDQVVKELHLKQPQGITATTHDGVIQAATKLGYPVLVRPSYVLGGKAMAIVYSQDELEDYLRDHVDIASSHPILVDDYLDGRECDVDAICDGERVLIPGIMEHIEHAGVHSGDSMAVYPAQTFTPEIKQKIATITKQLALKLNCRGIMNLQLIERNNEIYVIEVNPRASRTVPFLSKITGIEMAQVATRVIMGQSLREQGYADGLAPESKLISVKAPVFSFSKLADVDSYLGPEMKSTGEVMGSDLSFPKALYKAFAGAGMRIPDSGNVLLTIEDRDKEAVLPLAQKFVQIGYRIFATSGTAAFLQKHNLHVTLLRKIHDQADNNLLTELRSGKIDLVINTMGHDLAKNSDGFIIRQMAIQQNVPLITSLDTARALLTALANRSFLTTSLK; encoded by the coding sequence ATGCCTAAAAGACAAGATATTCATAAAATTATGGTAATCGGCTCTGGCCCGATAATTATTGGGCAAGCAGCAGAGTTTGATTATTCGGGAACTCAAGCATGTCTGGCTTTGCGCGAAGAAGGTTACGAAGTTGTGCTGGTTAACTCCAATCCAGCAACGATTATGACCGATACTGCAATTGCCGACAAGGTTTATCTTGAGCCTTTAACCGTTGACGCGGCTTCGCGGATTATTCGCCAAGAATATCCCGATGCCATTTTGCCAACATTGGGCGGTCAAGTTGGTTTAAACATGGCTTTGGCATTAGCCAAAAGTGGCATTTTAAAAGAACTAGGGATTGAACTGTTAGGCACTAAATTAGAGTCGATAGAGCAAGCCGAAGACCGAGAAAAGTTTAAGCAGCTATGTCAACAGTTGAGTGAGCCTGTCCCACCGTCAAAAAGTGTCAAAACGGTCGCAGAAGCATTGGCTTTTGGGGATGAAATCGGCTACCCAATCATTGTGCGTCCTGCCTTTACCATGGGTGGCACTGGCGGTGGCATTTGTAATGACCGTAATGAACTTGCCCGTGTTGCCAAAAATGGCTTGGAACTATCACCAGTTACTGAATGTTTGGTAGAGCGGTCGATTGCTGGCTATAAGGAAATTGAATTTGAAGTAATGCGTGATCACGCCGATAATGCGATGATTGTTTGTTGCATGGAAAATTTTGATCCTGTTGGCATTCATACTGGTGATTCGATTGTCTTTTCACCATCACAAACACTGTCGGACAAGGAATATCAAATGTTGCGCGATTGCTCATTGCGCTTAATTCGAGCATTGAAGATTGAGGGTGGCTGCAACGTGCAGTTGGCACTTGACCCAAACAGCTTCAATTATGATGTGATTGAGGTTAATCCGCGGGTGTCGCGGTCTTCGGCTTTGGCTTCGAAGGCCACGGGTTATCCAATTGCCAAAATGGCAGCCAAAATCGCGGTTGGGTTGACTTTAGATGAAATCAAAAATCCGGTAACAGGGACAACCTTTGCGGAGTTTGAACCAGTCCTTGATTACGTTGTCTGTAAAATTCCGCGGTGGCCGTTTGACAAGTTTCCCAAAGCTAATCGCGAGTTGAGCACCCAGATGAAGGCCACCGGTGAAGTGATGGCAATTGGGCGCACGGCTGAAGAAGCCTTTCAAAAGGCGGTCCGGTCGCTGGAAATTGATCAGAAGGATTTTTATTCAGAAGTAGCGCACAAGACAAGCGATGAAGATTTGGAACAAAAGCTGGTTAAGGCACAAGATGATCGCCTGTTTTATCTGGCTGAAGCTTTTCGTCGCGGCTATTCGATGAAGGATGTTCACGAATTAACTAAAATCAATTTCTACTTTTTGGATATTGTGCGCCACATTGTTGATTTGGAAAAGATGATTAAGTCGCATTCAGATAATTTAGCAGTGCTTAAAACCGCCAAGAAATATGGCTTCAGTGACCAAACAATTGCTAATTTGTGGCAGCAAACGGCCGAACAGGTAAGGCAATTACGTAAAAAGCAGGGGCTTGTTCCGGTTTATAAAATGGTTGACACTTGTGCCGCCGAATTTGCTTCGCAAACGCCATACTTTTATTCGACTTATGATACAGAAAATGAGAGTCAACCTGACCATAAACAGTCGGTACTGGTTATTGGTTCCGGCCCAATTAGAATTGGTCAGGGCGTTGAGTTCGATTACGCGACCGTGCATTCTGTTAAGGCATTGCAAAAGATGGGCTATGAAGCAATTGTCGTTAATTCGAATCCGGAAACGGTGTCGACTGACTTTTCGATTTCCGATAAGTTATACTTTGAGCCGTTAACGCTGGAAGATGTGCTTAACGTTTGTGACCTGGAGCAGCCTGTTGGTGTGATTATTCAATTTGGCGGGCAAACGTCGATTAATCTTGCGGCTGGTCTGGAAGAACATGGTATCAAGGTTCTGGGAACAAGCGTCAAGGACTTAAATCGCGCAGAAGACCGCGAATTATTTGACCAAGTGGTTAAGGAATTGCATCTGAAGCAGCCGCAGGGAATTACGGCGACAACTCATGATGGCGTTATTCAAGCAGCGACTAAACTCGGCTACCCAGTTTTGGTGCGGCCAAGTTACGTTTTGGGTGGCAAGGCAATGGCAATTGTTTACAGCCAAGACGAACTAGAAGATTATTTGCGCGACCATGTTGATATTGCCAGCAGCCACCCAATTCTGGTGGATGATTACTTGGATGGGCGCGAATGCGATGTCGATGCTATTTGTGATGGTGAACGTGTACTCATTCCCGGCATTATGGAGCACATCGAACATGCCGGGGTGCACTCTGGTGACTCAATGGCTGTTTATCCAGCACAAACTTTTACACCTGAAATTAAGCAAAAAATTGCAACAATTACCAAGCAATTGGCGTTAAAGCTAAATTGCCGCGGGATTATGAATCTGCAGCTAATTGAGCGCAATAATGAGATTTATGTCATTGAAGTTAATCCGCGAGCTAGTCGTACAGTGCCATTTTTAAGTAAAATCACTGGCATTGAAATGGCTCAGGTTGCAACTCGAGTAATTATGGGGCAGAGTTTGCGCGAGCAAGGTTACGCCGATGGTCTAGCACCAGAGTCGAAGCTGATTAGTGTGAAAGCACCTGTCTTTTCTTTCAGTAAGCTAGCCGATGTTGACAGTTATTTAGGACCTGAAATGAAGTCGACTGGTGAGGTAATGGGGAGTGACTTAAGCTTTCCCAAAGCTCTTTACAAAGCCTTTGCTGGTGCGGGGATGCGGATTCCAGACAGCGGTAATGTGCTGCTAACCATTGAAGATCGCGATAAAGAAGCGGTTTTGCCTTTAGCACAAAAATTTGTCCAGATTGGTTACCGGATATTCGCAACCAGTGGCACCGCGGCATTTTTGCAAAAGCACAATCTTCATGTGACGCTGCTTAGAAAAATTCATGACCAAGCAGACAACAATTTGTTAACCGAATTGCGCAGCGGCAAGATTGATTTGGTAATCAATACGATGGGACACGATTTAGCCAAGAACTCAGACGGTTTTATCATCAGGCAGATGGCAATCCAGCAGAATGTGCCGCTAATCACTAGCTTGGACACGGCACGCGCATTGTTGACGGCACTTGCTAACCGGTCATTTTTAACAACTAGTCTGAAATAA
- a CDS encoding carbamoyl phosphate synthase small subunit, whose amino-acid sequence MKYLILEDGSVYQGEGFGAAGETKGEVVFTTGMTGYQEAITDQSYADQILVFTNPLIGNYGITLADYESLEPGIKGVICHQVAHHPDNWRMQTTLPDFLKKLNIPGIQGVDTRALVKKLRSRGTMRGQIVNSAAEAVQITQELKQEDLTQGAIGRVSTTRSYPVPGSKRNIVVVDFGIKNSILRELAQRDCNCIVVPYTTTAERILSLHPDGVLLSNGPGNPSEMIDAAKMVREVEQHLPLMGICMGHQIFALANGAETFKMKFGHRGFNHPVREIATGNIGFTSQNHGYAVKVESIAATDLMVTHVEVNDGTIEGLRHKKYPAFSVQFHPDATPGPHDQQGIFDYFMQMIDQGKEANQHA is encoded by the coding sequence ATGAAGTATCTAATTTTAGAAGATGGCAGCGTTTACCAAGGTGAAGGCTTCGGTGCAGCAGGTGAGACAAAGGGTGAAGTCGTGTTCACCACGGGAATGACCGGCTATCAGGAAGCCATCACGGACCAATCGTATGCCGACCAGATTTTGGTGTTTACTAACCCACTAATTGGCAATTACGGTATTACCCTAGCGGATTATGAGTCACTTGAGCCCGGCATTAAGGGTGTGATTTGTCACCAAGTTGCTCATCATCCTGATAATTGGCGCATGCAGACGACTTTGCCGGATTTTCTTAAAAAGCTAAATATTCCCGGTATTCAAGGAGTTGATACACGGGCGTTAGTTAAAAAGTTACGCTCGCGCGGGACAATGCGGGGTCAAATTGTCAATTCCGCTGCTGAAGCTGTACAGATTACGCAAGAATTAAAGCAAGAAGATTTAACCCAAGGGGCAATTGGCCGCGTTTCGACAACCCGTTCGTATCCGGTACCGGGTTCTAAACGCAACATTGTCGTCGTTGATTTTGGTATTAAAAATAGTATCTTGCGTGAACTGGCACAGCGCGATTGTAACTGTATTGTTGTGCCGTATACGACCACTGCCGAGCGTATTTTAAGCTTGCATCCAGACGGCGTACTGCTTTCTAATGGTCCCGGTAATCCAAGTGAAATGATCGACGCGGCAAAAATGGTGCGAGAAGTTGAACAGCATTTGCCATTAATGGGGATCTGTATGGGACACCAGATTTTTGCCCTAGCTAATGGTGCTGAGACATTCAAAATGAAGTTTGGTCACCGCGGATTTAACCATCCAGTTCGTGAAATCGCCACGGGAAACATTGGTTTTACTTCGCAAAATCATGGTTATGCGGTTAAGGTAGAATCAATTGCTGCAACTGACTTGATGGTCACCCATGTTGAAGTTAATGACGGTACAATTGAGGGCCTGCGGCACAAGAAGTACCCAGCATTTTCAGTGCAATTTCATCCGGACGCAACTCCTGGCCCACATGATCAGCAAGGGATTTTTGATTACTTTATGCAAATGATTGATCAAGGAAAGGAAGCCAATCAGCATGCCTAA
- a CDS encoding dihydroorotase, whose translation MATVIKNGQVYFGGAITPCDLLIENGCISAVGQNLSAEQVIDATGKLVSPGLVDMHVHYRDPGQTAKEDVHTGTLAAARGGFTTTAAMPNVTPVPNTPALMQKMVANNQQNGIVHVLQYGPITVDEVGETLPDYAGFKSAGAIALSNDGKGVQNAQTMLRAMQQAKNNQLIIAEHAQDDTLFNSGVINAGLRATEFALRPITELAETTQIARDLLLAAKTGVHYHVCHVSTKTSVDLIRIAKKRGVHVTCEAAPHHLLLTEDDIDQNDSNFKMNPPLRTEEDRQALIAGLLDGTIDMIATDHAPHTRENKAGGFAKSAFGITGSETAFSELYTQLVKTGYCSLSQLLTWLTIKPATVFGLQHTGKIAIGEPADIAIFDLQAKTKMQTQNYFSKSSNTPFTGDNVYGSTVLTMVAGQVVYQAKEQ comes from the coding sequence ATGGCAACAGTCATTAAAAATGGTCAGGTTTACTTTGGCGGTGCAATTACGCCGTGTGATTTATTAATTGAAAATGGCTGCATTAGTGCCGTTGGTCAGAATTTGAGTGCTGAGCAGGTGATCGATGCCACGGGAAAATTGGTTAGTCCCGGCTTGGTCGACATGCATGTGCATTATCGTGACCCTGGGCAAACTGCAAAAGAAGACGTGCATACGGGAACGCTGGCCGCAGCGCGTGGCGGTTTTACAACTACCGCAGCAATGCCTAACGTAACGCCGGTTCCCAATACGCCAGCGTTAATGCAAAAGATGGTGGCGAATAACCAACAAAATGGCATCGTCCATGTTTTACAATACGGGCCAATTACGGTTGATGAAGTTGGCGAGACACTACCTGATTACGCTGGATTTAAAAGTGCGGGCGCAATTGCTTTAAGTAATGATGGCAAGGGCGTCCAGAATGCGCAAACGATGCTGCGCGCAATGCAGCAGGCAAAGAATAACCAGTTAATTATTGCCGAGCACGCGCAAGACGATACACTTTTTAATTCGGGTGTAATTAACGCTGGCCTAAGAGCAACGGAGTTTGCTTTACGACCAATTACTGAACTTGCCGAAACCACGCAGATTGCTCGCGACTTATTGCTAGCTGCGAAAACAGGCGTGCATTATCACGTTTGTCATGTTTCAACTAAAACTAGTGTTGATCTAATCAGAATTGCCAAAAAGCGCGGCGTGCATGTTACGTGTGAGGCAGCGCCGCATCACCTGCTCTTAACAGAAGATGATATTGACCAGAATGACAGTAATTTTAAAATGAATCCGCCGCTGAGAACGGAGGAAGATCGCCAAGCGTTAATTGCGGGGCTTCTTGATGGGACAATCGATATGATTGCCACTGATCACGCGCCACATACGCGGGAGAATAAGGCGGGCGGCTTTGCCAAATCTGCCTTTGGAATTACTGGAAGTGAAACAGCTTTTAGTGAGCTATACACGCAGCTAGTAAAAACGGGTTATTGTAGTTTGTCGCAACTGTTAACTTGGCTGACGATTAAGCCAGCGACAGTTTTCGGTTTGCAACATACGGGCAAAATTGCAATTGGTGAGCCAGCGGACATTGCCATTTTTGACTTGCAAGCGAAGACAAAAATGCAGACGCAGAATTATTTTTCAAAAAGTTCTAATACACCGTTTACTGGGGACAATGTTTACGGCTCAACGGTATTAACGATGGTTGCTGGCCAAGTAGTTTACCAAGCAAAGGAGCAATAA
- a CDS encoding aspartate carbamoyltransferase catalytic subunit yields MKSKNFVSLPHFVSVENLKTDEVQALIDRAEYFKRGGARPALTQPVYVTNMFFENSSRTHTSFEMAERKLGLTVIPFDPAHSSVKKGETLYDTSLIMAALGINLEVIRHSENEYYDKLIHPQDDQHLQIGVINAGDGSGQHPSQCLLDMMTIHEHFGHFKNLKVAIVGDITNSRVAKSDMELLTRLGAQVYFSGPEYWYDKQFDKYGQFAVLDDLVSQVDVMMLLRVQHERHAGDPNESKFDAVKYHEQFGINERRYQELKKDAIIMHPGPINHDVELAGKLVEAPKSMFVRQMQNGVFMRMAMIEAVMRGRQLGGLE; encoded by the coding sequence ATGAAAAGTAAAAATTTTGTTAGTTTGCCGCATTTTGTTAGCGTTGAAAATTTAAAAACAGATGAAGTACAGGCCTTGATTGACCGCGCCGAGTATTTTAAGCGGGGCGGTGCTAGGCCAGCATTAACCCAGCCAGTTTATGTGACCAACATGTTTTTTGAAAATTCGAGCAGAACCCATACTAGCTTTGAAATGGCTGAACGTAAGTTGGGTCTGACTGTCATTCCCTTTGACCCTGCTCATAGCTCGGTTAAAAAGGGCGAGACGCTGTACGATACCTCGTTGATTATGGCTGCTTTGGGGATTAACCTTGAGGTTATCCGTCATTCGGAAAATGAATATTACGACAAACTAATTCACCCACAGGATGACCAACACCTCCAAATTGGTGTCATTAATGCTGGTGACGGCAGTGGTCAGCACCCATCACAATGCCTGCTTGATATGATGACAATTCACGAGCATTTTGGTCATTTTAAAAATTTAAAAGTAGCAATTGTTGGTGACATTACTAATTCACGTGTCGCCAAAAGTGATATGGAATTGCTAACTAGACTTGGCGCGCAAGTTTACTTTTCTGGCCCAGAATATTGGTACGACAAGCAGTTCGACAAGTACGGTCAATTTGCGGTGCTTGACGATTTGGTTAGTCAAGTTGACGTGATGATGCTATTGCGGGTGCAGCATGAGCGCCATGCGGGCGATCCAAATGAAAGCAAGTTTGATGCGGTGAAGTATCACGAGCAATTTGGTATTAATGAGCGCCGCTATCAAGAATTGAAAAAGGACGCGATTATCATGCATCCAGGTCCGATTAATCACGACGTGGAATTGGCTGGCAAATTGGTTGAGGCACCTAAGAGTATGTTTGTTCGCCAAATGCAAAACGGTGTCTTTATGCGCATGGCAATGATTGAAGCCGTAATGCGCGGCCGGCAGCTAGGAGGGCTAGAATAA